In Capricornis sumatraensis isolate serow.1 chromosome 16, serow.2, whole genome shotgun sequence, a genomic segment contains:
- the LOC138092815 gene encoding olfactory receptor 51I2-like, translating to MFPSWSFANICFFQPPAFLMIGIPGLEAIHGWISIPFSSMYTVALAGNCLILLAVRSTPSLHQPMYYFLSMLALTDVGLTLATMPTTLAVLWFDHRLIGFNACLVQMFFLHFFSVVESSVLLAMSFDRFVAISNPLRYASVLTNNVIIRIGLAIVARATVSLFPGPFLLKRLNFCPGKILLSHSFCFHADVMKRACADITVNIIYGLYVVLSTMGIDSLLIVLSYTLILHTVMSLASPRERIRALNTCVSHILAVLVFFIPVIGVSMIHRFGRHLPPIVHALVAYVYLVVPPVLNPVIYSVKSKPIREAMLRVLREKRKG from the coding sequence ATGTTCCCTTCGTGGTcctttgccaacatctgcttcttccagcctcctGCTTTCCTGATGATTGGCATCCCAGGCCTGGAGGCCATTCATGGCTGGatctccatccccttctcctccatgtACACTGTGGCCCTCGCTGGAAACTGCCTGATCCTCTTGGCTGTGAGGAGCACCCCCAGCCTGCACCAGCCCATGTACTACTTCCTGTCCATGCTGGCCCTCACCGACGTGGGCCTCACCTTGGCCACAATGCCCACCACGCTGGCTGTGCTCTGGTTTGACCATCGGCTCATCGGCTTCAACGCCTGTCTGGTCCAGATGTTCTTCCTCCACTTCTTCTCCGTGGTGGAGTCCTCGGTGCTCCTGGCCATGTCGTTTGACCGCTTTGTGGCCATCTCCAACCCCCTGCGCTATGCCTCTGTCCTCACGAACAATGTCATCATCAGGATTGGGCTGGCCATTGTGGCCCGAGCCACTGTGTCCCTCTTCCCAGGGCCCTTCTTACTAAAGAGACTGAACTTTTGCCCTGGCAAGATCCTCCTGTCCCACTCATTCTGTTTCCATGCAGATGTCATGAAACGAGCCTGTGCTGACATTACTGTCAATATCATTTATGGGCTGTATGTGGTTCTGTCCACGATGGGAATAGACTCCTTGCTTATTGTGCTGTCCTATACCCTTATTCTTCATACAGTCATGAGTCTGGCCTCTCCCAGGGAGCGTATCCGGGCCCTCAACACTTGTGTTTCTCATATTTTAGCCGTTCTGGTTTTCTTCATCCCAGTCATAGGTGTGTCCATGATCCACCGTTTTGGGAGACACCTTCCCCCCATAGTACATGCCCTTGTTGCCTACGTGTACCTGGTGGTGCCCCCTGTGCTCAACCCCGTAATCTACAGTGTCAAGTCCAAGCCCATCAGGGAGGCTATGCTCAGGGTGCtgagggagaagaggaaaggcTGA